One window of the Amycolatopsis mediterranei genome contains the following:
- a CDS encoding beta-L-arabinofuranosidase domain-containing protein encodes MREPTFDRRLLLKAVGALSASAALAPALAGTAAAANRPDIGVSVFPFPLGAVRLQAGPFLDNMNRQLAYFRFVDADRLLHTFRLNAGLASSAQPCGGWESPGTELRGHSTGHLLSGLAQAYANTGDTAHKTKGDYLVNALAACQAAAPGRGFHAGYLSAFPENFFDRLESGQSVWAPYYTLHKIMAGLLDQYLLAGNQQALDVLLRKAAWTKTRTDPLSVTQMQAALRTEFGGMPEVLTNLYQVTGDANHLATAQRFDHAQILDPLAANQDRLSGFHANTQIPKILGAIREYHATGTTRYRDIAVNFWRIVLDHHTYVIGGNSDGEYFQAPDAIASQLSDTTCEVCNTYNMLKLTRQLFFTNPAPEYMDYYELALFNQILGEQDPDSSHGFVTYYTPLRAGGIKTYANDYDDFTCDHGTGMESQTKFADSVYFFTGETLYVNLFIASVLTWPGRGITVRQDTTFPASSGTKLTIGGSGHIALKLRIPKWTSGAVVKVNGVAQGSPSPGSFCTIDRTWAAGDVVDVSVPASLTFPRANDDASVGAAKYGAIVLAGQYGSTNLSALPTLQTGTVRQDPANPLRFTGTASTGAVTLLPFSATHHQRYTVYWRLTGTPPTGTSYEAEAGTLAGQAAVRSSSGASGGALVGYVGGGAANYLQFSGVNTTAGTHPVTIFYASGEARSLTVSVNGGTAVSVATPSSGGWDTVGSVQVTLTLAAGANTIRLGNPSGWAPDLDRIVVG; translated from the coding sequence ATGCGCGAACCCACCTTCGACCGCCGCCTGCTGCTGAAAGCCGTGGGTGCCCTCTCCGCGAGCGCGGCGCTGGCCCCGGCGTTGGCCGGCACCGCCGCGGCCGCGAACCGGCCCGACATCGGTGTCTCGGTGTTCCCGTTCCCGCTGGGCGCGGTGCGGCTGCAGGCCGGGCCGTTCCTCGACAACATGAACCGGCAGCTGGCCTACTTCCGGTTCGTCGACGCCGACCGCCTGCTGCACACGTTCCGGCTCAACGCCGGGCTGGCCAGCTCGGCCCAGCCGTGCGGCGGCTGGGAAAGCCCCGGCACGGAACTGCGCGGCCATTCGACCGGCCACCTGCTGTCCGGGCTGGCCCAGGCGTACGCCAACACCGGCGACACCGCGCACAAGACCAAGGGCGACTACCTCGTCAACGCCCTGGCCGCGTGCCAGGCGGCGGCGCCGGGACGCGGCTTCCACGCCGGGTACCTCTCGGCGTTCCCGGAGAACTTCTTCGACCGGCTGGAGAGCGGCCAGTCGGTCTGGGCGCCCTACTACACGCTGCACAAGATCATGGCGGGGCTGCTCGACCAGTACCTCCTCGCCGGCAACCAGCAGGCCCTCGACGTGCTGCTGCGCAAGGCGGCCTGGACGAAGACCCGCACCGATCCGCTGTCGGTCACGCAGATGCAAGCCGCACTGCGCACGGAGTTCGGCGGGATGCCCGAGGTCCTGACGAACCTGTACCAGGTGACCGGCGACGCGAACCACCTCGCCACGGCCCAGCGGTTCGACCACGCCCAGATCCTCGACCCCCTGGCCGCCAACCAGGACCGGCTGTCAGGGTTCCACGCCAACACCCAGATCCCCAAGATCCTCGGCGCGATCCGCGAATACCACGCCACCGGGACGACCCGCTACCGCGACATCGCGGTCAACTTCTGGCGGATCGTGCTCGACCACCACACGTACGTGATCGGCGGCAACTCCGACGGCGAGTACTTCCAGGCGCCGGACGCGATCGCGAGCCAGTTGTCGGACACCACGTGCGAAGTCTGCAACACCTACAACATGCTCAAGCTGACCCGGCAGCTGTTCTTCACGAACCCGGCACCCGAGTACATGGACTACTACGAGCTGGCGCTGTTCAACCAGATCCTCGGCGAGCAGGACCCGGACTCGAGCCACGGGTTCGTCACGTACTACACGCCGTTGCGCGCCGGCGGGATCAAGACCTACGCCAACGACTACGACGACTTCACCTGCGACCACGGCACCGGCATGGAGTCGCAGACGAAGTTCGCCGACAGCGTCTACTTCTTCACCGGCGAGACGCTGTACGTCAACCTGTTCATCGCGTCGGTGCTGACCTGGCCGGGCCGGGGGATCACCGTCCGGCAGGACACCACGTTCCCCGCCTCGTCCGGCACGAAGCTGACGATCGGCGGGTCCGGGCACATCGCGCTGAAGCTCCGCATTCCCAAGTGGACTTCGGGCGCGGTGGTGAAGGTCAACGGGGTCGCCCAGGGCAGTCCGTCCCCGGGGTCGTTCTGCACGATCGACCGGACGTGGGCGGCCGGGGACGTGGTCGACGTGTCGGTCCCGGCGTCGCTGACCTTCCCGCGGGCGAACGACGACGCGAGCGTCGGCGCGGCGAAGTACGGCGCGATCGTGCTCGCGGGCCAGTACGGCTCGACGAACCTGAGCGCGCTGCCGACGTTGCAGACGGGGACGGTGCGCCAGGATCCCGCGAACCCGCTGCGCTTCACCGGAACGGCGAGCACGGGCGCGGTCACCCTGCTGCCGTTCTCCGCCACGCACCACCAGCGGTACACGGTGTACTGGCGGCTGACCGGCACGCCGCCCACCGGCACGTCGTACGAGGCCGAAGCGGGCACCCTCGCCGGGCAGGCCGCGGTGCGCAGTTCATCCGGCGCTTCGGGCGGCGCGTTGGTCGGCTACGTGGGCGGCGGTGCGGCGAACTACCTGCAGTTCTCGGGGGTGAACACCACGGCGGGCACGCATCCGGTGACGATCTTCTACGCCTCGGGTGAGGCGCGGTCGTTGACGGTGAGTGTCAACGGCGGTACGGCGGTCTCGGTCGCCACGCCCAGTTCGGGTGGCTGGGACACGGTGGGTTCAGTGCAGGTGACGCTGACGCTCGCGGCGGGCGCGAACACGATCCGCCTCGGCAATCCGTCGGGCTGGGCACCGGACCTCGACCGGATCGTCGTGGGGTGA
- a CDS encoding snapalysin family zinc-dependent metalloprotease, whose product MSRKFALAGAVALALTVTPLAAGTASAATQQEAAVTTVYYSTASAPTFRSVINAGAANWNRSVTNVRLVERNSGASLRYTEGNDPRGSYASTNGHGSGTIFIDYTQARQYNPTRIAAHETGHALGLPDHYSGPCSELMSGGGPGPSCTNAVPNAAERSRVNSLWANGLVATTAGQRVYETVYGF is encoded by the coding sequence ATGTCGAGGAAGTTCGCCCTGGCCGGCGCCGTCGCGCTCGCCCTGACCGTGACCCCGCTCGCCGCGGGCACCGCGTCGGCCGCCACCCAGCAGGAAGCCGCCGTCACCACGGTCTACTACAGCACCGCCAGCGCACCGACGTTCCGCTCGGTGATCAACGCCGGTGCCGCCAACTGGAACCGCAGCGTCACCAACGTCCGGCTCGTCGAGCGCAACTCCGGCGCCAGCCTGCGCTACACCGAGGGCAACGACCCCCGCGGCTCCTACGCCTCGACCAACGGGCACGGCAGCGGCACCATCTTCATCGACTACACCCAGGCCCGCCAGTACAACCCGACCCGCATCGCGGCGCACGAGACCGGGCACGCCCTCGGGCTGCCCGACCACTACTCGGGTCCGTGCTCCGAGCTGATGTCGGGTGGCGGCCCCGGCCCGTCCTGCACCAACGCGGTGCCGAACGCCGCCGAGCGCAGCCGGGTGAACTCGCTGTGGGCCAACGGGCTCGTCGCGACCACCGCCGGCCAGCGGGTCTACGAAACCGTCTACGGCTTCTGA
- a CDS encoding TetR/AcrR family transcriptional regulator: MPRKAGRGPEETRRALLDAAAQVIRTRGVSASLDDIARAAGVSKGGLLYHFPAKDALVRTLAQDLLDAFRTEVRAALDPADTAPGRLTRAYVRASLDTSYDEVAIRETIALIAQLISIPEIAELARADAQRWERELHDDGLPEDVVTLVVAAADGASTAPLWGAGIDVAAARKLERQLLALTFG; this comes from the coding sequence ATGCCTCGCAAAGCCGGGCGCGGCCCGGAAGAAACCCGCCGGGCCCTGCTCGACGCCGCCGCGCAGGTCATCCGCACCCGCGGCGTCTCGGCCTCCCTCGACGACATCGCCCGGGCGGCCGGCGTGTCGAAAGGCGGGCTGCTGTACCACTTCCCGGCCAAGGACGCGCTGGTGCGCACCCTCGCCCAGGACCTGCTGGACGCGTTCCGCACCGAGGTGCGGGCCGCGCTCGATCCGGCCGACACCGCGCCGGGGCGACTGACCCGCGCGTACGTCCGGGCGTCGCTGGACACCTCCTACGACGAGGTCGCGATCCGCGAGACCATCGCCCTGATCGCCCAGCTGATCTCGATCCCCGAGATCGCCGAGCTGGCCCGCGCGGACGCGCAGCGGTGGGAGCGCGAACTCCACGACGACGGCCTTCCCGAGGACGTCGTCACCCTGGTGGTCGCGGCGGCCGACGGCGCGAGCACGGCGCCGTTGTGGGGCGCGGGCATCGACGTGGCCGCCGCGCGGAAGCTGGAGCGGCAGCTGCTGGCCCTCACCTTCGGGTGA
- a CDS encoding MFS transporter codes for MTTTQPTSARPLSPRRRWAALGVLVGAVVLLAVDGTVLYLAVPSLTRELAPTATEILWIGDVYSLALAGLLVTAGNLADRFGRKKVLLIGTAAFGLASALAAFSPTASVLVVARLLLGVAGATIMPSTLSLIRTLFADPRERTRAIAIWSAGSGGGIALGPLVGGTLLEHYWWGSVFLINVPIVAGFLIAGAWLLPESRDPDPGRFDLLSAGLSPAAIVPLVYAVKHAVSTGFDVRMGAAAGLGLLFGALFVRRQRRAAAPLIDVTLFRNGAFSGAVLANFIAVFALMGLLFFFSQYLQLVRGFSPLQAGFAEMPATLASIAVVAAVGVVAGRLGRGRAIAAGLTVAALGLALVSVAERAQQYWWLGLTLVPVGLGVGLALTLTVDSVLSAVPRDKAGSASAISETAYELGAALGIAILGSVVNLVYRAFLPAGPVPGEVRDSLAGAASVLDPSSELARAAREAFTGAMQVTSLAAAAVTAVAALIAWRTIPSGKD; via the coding sequence ATGACCACCACCCAGCCGACCTCCGCCCGGCCGTTGAGCCCCCGGCGCCGCTGGGCCGCGCTGGGCGTCCTCGTCGGCGCCGTGGTCCTGCTCGCGGTCGACGGCACCGTGCTGTACCTGGCCGTGCCGTCGCTCACCCGCGAACTCGCGCCGACCGCCACCGAAATCCTCTGGATCGGCGACGTCTACTCGCTCGCCCTGGCCGGGCTGCTCGTCACGGCGGGGAACCTCGCCGACCGCTTCGGGCGCAAGAAAGTGCTGCTCATCGGGACCGCGGCGTTCGGGCTCGCCTCCGCGCTGGCCGCCTTCTCCCCCACCGCGAGCGTGCTCGTCGTCGCGCGGCTGCTGCTCGGGGTCGCCGGCGCGACGATCATGCCGTCGACGCTGTCGCTCATCCGGACGCTGTTCGCCGACCCGCGCGAGCGCACCCGCGCCATCGCCATCTGGTCGGCCGGGTCCGGCGGCGGCATCGCGCTGGGCCCGCTGGTCGGCGGGACGCTGCTCGAGCACTACTGGTGGGGCTCGGTGTTCCTGATCAACGTGCCGATCGTCGCCGGCTTCCTGATCGCGGGCGCGTGGCTGCTGCCCGAATCCCGGGATCCGGACCCGGGCCGGTTCGACCTGCTCTCGGCCGGGCTGTCGCCGGCCGCGATCGTCCCGCTGGTCTACGCGGTCAAGCACGCCGTCAGCACCGGTTTCGACGTCCGGATGGGTGCCGCCGCCGGGCTCGGGCTGCTGTTCGGCGCCCTGTTCGTCCGCCGCCAGCGGCGGGCCGCGGCTCCCTTGATCGACGTCACGCTGTTCCGCAACGGCGCCTTCAGCGGTGCGGTCCTGGCGAACTTCATCGCGGTCTTCGCGCTGATGGGCCTGCTGTTCTTCTTTTCGCAGTACCTGCAGCTCGTCCGCGGTTTCTCGCCGCTGCAGGCGGGGTTCGCGGAGATGCCCGCGACGCTGGCTTCGATCGCCGTCGTGGCGGCCGTCGGCGTGGTCGCCGGGCGGCTCGGGCGGGGCCGGGCCATCGCGGCGGGCCTCACGGTGGCGGCGCTGGGCCTCGCGCTGGTCTCGGTCGCCGAACGGGCGCAGCAGTACTGGTGGCTGGGCCTGACGCTGGTGCCGGTCGGGCTGGGCGTCGGCCTGGCGCTGACACTGACCGTCGACTCGGTGCTCTCCGCGGTCCCGCGGGACAAGGCCGGCTCGGCGTCGGCGATCTCCGAGACGGCCTACGAACTCGGGGCGGCGCTGGGCATCGCGATCCTCGGTTCGGTGGTGAACCTGGTCTACCGCGCGTTCCTGCCGGCCGGCCCGGTGCCCGGCGAGGTCCGCGACTCCCTCGCCGGCGCCGCGAGCGTTTTGGACCCGAGTTCTGAACTGGCCCGGGCCGCACGGGAAGCCTTCACCGGCGCCATGCAGGTGACGTCCCTCGCGGCGGCCGCCGTCACCGCCGTCGCCGCGCTGATCGCCTGGCGTACCATTCCGTCCGGAAAGGACTGA
- a CDS encoding ROK family transcriptional regulator gives MRALNQRRVLDRLRAHGEATRPRIAADTGLSKPTVGQALLDLEQHGLVRTTGRSLAGPGRAAVVYQAAPDAGHVVGVDIGRRVLRIAVADLEGSIVARLDEPNRCRSASALVRTVGESVERAVSSAGLHAHEVVSTVVGTPGVPDPATGTVHRAPNLPGWERRGLLHELVSALAARGSDVVVENDANLCAVGEHALGAALGVDVLVCLTVGTGIGMGLLVDGKLFRGAHGAAGEIADLPFGALPSGAGARRPGPVETAAAGQAVLAAARSRGLTKARSAKDVFRLARAGDARALAVVEEEAEKLAYVVSAVTAVLDPRLIVLGGGIGGNTDLLAAPMRRALAATIPVVPEIVAGQLGEDAVLAGAIATALGTARELVFDRRGLRRAAGDA, from the coding sequence ATGCGGGCGCTGAACCAGCGGCGGGTGCTGGACCGGCTGCGCGCGCACGGCGAAGCGACACGGCCCCGGATCGCCGCCGACACCGGGCTGTCGAAACCCACGGTGGGCCAGGCCCTGCTCGATCTCGAGCAGCACGGACTGGTCCGGACCACCGGGCGCAGCCTGGCCGGCCCGGGCCGCGCGGCGGTCGTCTACCAGGCCGCACCGGACGCGGGGCACGTCGTCGGCGTCGACATCGGGCGGCGGGTCCTCCGGATCGCCGTCGCGGACCTGGAAGGCAGCATCGTCGCGCGGCTCGACGAGCCCAACCGGTGCCGTTCGGCGAGTGCCTTGGTGCGCACGGTCGGCGAATCCGTCGAACGCGCGGTGTCCTCGGCCGGGCTGCACGCGCACGAAGTCGTCTCGACGGTGGTCGGCACGCCCGGCGTCCCGGACCCGGCGACGGGCACCGTGCACCGCGCGCCCAACCTGCCGGGCTGGGAACGGCGCGGGCTGCTGCACGAGCTCGTCTCGGCGCTGGCCGCCCGAGGCTCGGACGTGGTGGTGGAGAACGACGCGAACCTGTGCGCGGTCGGCGAGCACGCACTCGGCGCGGCGCTGGGCGTCGACGTGCTGGTGTGCCTGACCGTCGGCACCGGAATCGGGATGGGCCTGCTGGTGGACGGCAAGCTGTTCCGCGGCGCCCACGGCGCGGCGGGCGAGATCGCGGACCTGCCGTTCGGGGCGCTGCCGTCCGGCGCCGGCGCGCGGCGTCCGGGACCGGTGGAGACGGCGGCGGCGGGTCAGGCAGTGCTGGCCGCGGCCCGGTCGCGGGGGCTGACGAAGGCGCGTTCGGCGAAGGACGTCTTCCGGCTGGCCCGGGCGGGCGATGCACGGGCTCTTGCCGTGGTCGAGGAGGAGGCGGAGAAGCTGGCGTACGTGGTCTCGGCGGTGACAGCGGTCTTGGACCCGAGGTTGATCGTGCTGGGCGGCGGCATCGGCGGCAACACCGACTTGCTGGCCGCCCCGATGCGGCGCGCACTGGCCGCGACGATCCCGGTGGTCCCGGAGATCGTGGCGGGCCAGCTCGGCGAGGACGCGGTCTTGGCGGGAGCGATCGCGACGGCCCTGGGCACGGCCCGCGAGCTGGTCTTCGACCGCCGGGGGTTGCGCCGGGCTGCGGGAGACGCCTGA
- a CDS encoding APC family permease, with the protein MSSPTRSGEPPALERKIGPLQATAINMTQMCGIGPFVTIPTMVATMGGPQAMFGWIIGAIVALADGLIWAELGAAMPGAGGTYLYLREAFQYRTGRLMPFLFVWSAVLFIPLIMSTGIIGLVQYLGYLIPGVTDDAGTTPLGKIIGVGITLLIILALFRKIGQISKLTTVLFVVMLVAVLTTIVAAFSHFSASQAFAFTPGAFSSAGQGTFWGGLGAGLIIAIYDYLGYNTSAYLGGEVREPGRTLPRSIIFSIVGIMGLYFLLQVGVLGSIPLEQLKTAKSVASSVLEQVWGTGVAKSITVLIVIAAIASVFAGLLGGSRVPFEAARDKVFLPVFGKLHPKLHLPTAGVLAMGAITIIGSLFTLTEVINAAVATLVIIQSLAQVAAIVVLRRRQPNLRRPYRQWLYPAPTIIALVGWVYIYKSADWLSIWLSLGWIAIGALAYLGYAKAEHTWPFGPKEIKEAFATEPEGVQA; encoded by the coding sequence GTGAGTTCACCCACTCGTTCCGGGGAACCGCCCGCCCTGGAACGCAAGATCGGCCCGCTGCAGGCCACCGCGATCAACATGACCCAGATGTGCGGGATCGGCCCGTTCGTCACGATCCCCACCATGGTCGCCACCATGGGCGGCCCGCAGGCGATGTTCGGCTGGATCATCGGGGCGATCGTCGCGCTGGCCGACGGGCTGATCTGGGCCGAACTCGGCGCCGCGATGCCGGGCGCCGGCGGCACGTACCTCTACCTGCGCGAAGCGTTCCAGTACCGCACCGGACGCCTGATGCCGTTCCTGTTCGTGTGGAGCGCGGTGCTGTTCATCCCGCTGATCATGTCGACCGGCATCATCGGCCTCGTCCAGTACCTCGGCTACCTGATCCCCGGCGTGACCGACGACGCGGGCACGACCCCGCTGGGCAAGATCATCGGCGTCGGCATCACGCTCTTGATCATCCTGGCGCTGTTCCGGAAGATCGGCCAGATCTCCAAACTCACGACGGTGCTGTTCGTGGTCATGCTCGTCGCCGTGCTGACCACGATCGTCGCGGCGTTCTCGCACTTCAGCGCCTCGCAGGCGTTCGCCTTCACTCCGGGCGCGTTCAGTTCCGCCGGCCAAGGCACGTTCTGGGGCGGCCTCGGCGCCGGCCTGATCATCGCCATCTACGACTACCTCGGCTACAACACCTCCGCCTACCTCGGCGGCGAAGTGCGGGAGCCGGGCCGCACGCTGCCCCGCTCGATCATCTTCTCGATCGTCGGCATCATGGGCCTGTACTTCCTGCTACAGGTCGGGGTGCTCGGCTCGATCCCGCTGGAGCAGCTGAAGACGGCCAAGTCGGTCGCGTCGTCGGTGCTGGAACAGGTGTGGGGCACCGGCGTCGCCAAGTCGATCACCGTGCTGATCGTGATCGCGGCGATCGCGTCCGTGTTCGCCGGGCTGCTCGGCGGCTCGCGCGTGCCGTTCGAAGCCGCGCGCGACAAGGTGTTCCTGCCGGTGTTCGGCAAGCTGCACCCGAAGCTGCACCTGCCGACCGCGGGCGTGCTCGCCATGGGCGCCATCACGATCATCGGTTCGCTGTTCACCCTGACCGAGGTGATCAACGCGGCGGTCGCGACCCTGGTCATCATCCAGTCGCTGGCCCAGGTCGCCGCGATCGTCGTGCTCCGCCGCCGGCAGCCGAACCTGAGGCGGCCGTACCGGCAGTGGCTCTACCCGGCGCCGACGATCATCGCGCTCGTCGGCTGGGTCTACATCTACAAATCGGCCGACTGGCTGTCCATCTGGCTTTCGCTCGGCTGGATCGCCATCGGCGCGCTCGCCTACCTCGGCTACGCCAAGGCCGAGCACACCTGGCCGTTCGGGCCCAAGGAGATCAAGGAAGCTTTCGCCACCGAACCGGAAGGGGTTCAGGCATGA
- a CDS encoding glycosyl hydrolase 2 galactose-binding domain-containing protein, which yields MTRKLAILAALLLVPGVLSVAGPAAAQDTQAVAKPHGLTTIGLQGWQVLTTANVKDGGDKVSTPGYATRGWLPVKPDDAGAPGTEINALVQNGQCPDVFYSDNMRKCFGYVDKLGPVATLPFSDPWWYRTDFAPDFKAGQHAKLTIPGIVGEGDVWVNGTLVATKDVVSGAFAGHTFDVSKLVKPGKNTLAIKVYPNDPLKMYTLDQVDWGQIPPDNDTGIQFPPTLQVGDALTGDNAHVVQDNAPDLSSSKLTVKLDVANNAATAQTGDVAATITAPSGAPIVVKQRVTIPANTQRTVVFAPVKIEKPQVWYPYSMGGQPLYTLTTAVSQNGVLSTSSKSTFGIRTVTSRLVGKSKPLPDGARQFTVNGKDFVFRGGGFAPDLFLRYDSADTAHQIALIKNLGLSGVRLEGHDMPQDFYDQADRAGLLVIGGFLCCDAWQPDTAEQLGERDLRIIHDSSVSIAQRERNHPSVFNYGWSDNEPFPNQEHAVLTAFEQEDFQVPVIASAEYKSTPTLGNSGEKEGPYDWVPPTYWYDSSHFDPEDSSRTNAGGAWGFASEQSAGHTVPTLDSIKRFLSPTEQAKLWQDPAYNQYHANFEPDHGGYAFGTLYTLDQSIAQRYGKWNSLKSYVDLANIANYENTRSQFEAFLHHSTDKANPATGVVYWQLNKGWPTLLWSLYNDDGDQAGAYFGAQKANKPLHAIYGYDNGSVTLDNLGAATQSGLSVQARVLDTAGKVLDDQTAAGLSLGSQGVRTGVLKPKVPAETKAPAPAQVYFVELQVKQGGKVVDRNVYWLSTQKDVVDWAKTLGNPQATLSQYGNLQALQNLPQSQVGAVASTRPNGTGLVTTVTVTNTSKTPGAAFFLRADVRRGTPDGREAPGDNQLANATWDDNDITLWPGQSQTLTVTYQAADLRGAAPVISVDGLNTGRIVVRGTGGAHA from the coding sequence ATGACCCGGAAGCTCGCGATCTTAGCCGCGCTGCTCCTCGTCCCCGGCGTGCTGAGCGTGGCCGGACCCGCGGCCGCGCAGGACACGCAGGCCGTCGCGAAGCCGCACGGGCTCACGACGATCGGCCTGCAGGGCTGGCAGGTCCTCACCACGGCGAACGTCAAGGACGGCGGCGACAAGGTTTCCACGCCCGGGTACGCCACCCGCGGCTGGCTGCCGGTGAAGCCGGACGACGCCGGCGCGCCCGGCACCGAGATCAACGCCCTGGTGCAGAACGGCCAGTGCCCGGACGTCTTCTACTCGGACAACATGCGCAAGTGCTTCGGGTACGTCGACAAGCTCGGCCCGGTCGCCACCTTGCCGTTCTCCGACCCGTGGTGGTACCGCACCGACTTCGCCCCGGACTTCAAGGCCGGCCAGCACGCCAAGCTGACCATCCCGGGCATCGTCGGGGAGGGCGACGTCTGGGTGAACGGCACGCTCGTCGCCACGAAGGACGTCGTGAGCGGCGCGTTCGCCGGGCACACCTTCGACGTCTCGAAGCTCGTGAAGCCGGGCAAGAACACCTTGGCGATCAAGGTCTACCCGAACGACCCGCTGAAGATGTACACCCTCGACCAGGTCGACTGGGGCCAGATCCCGCCGGACAACGACACCGGCATCCAGTTCCCGCCGACCCTGCAGGTGGGGGACGCGCTGACCGGGGACAACGCGCACGTCGTGCAGGACAACGCGCCCGACCTGTCCAGCTCGAAGCTGACGGTGAAGCTCGACGTCGCCAACAACGCGGCCACGGCGCAGACCGGCGACGTCGCCGCGACGATCACCGCGCCCTCGGGGGCGCCGATCGTCGTCAAGCAGCGCGTCACCATCCCGGCGAACACCCAGCGGACGGTCGTGTTCGCGCCGGTGAAGATCGAGAAACCGCAGGTGTGGTACCCGTATTCGATGGGCGGCCAGCCGCTCTACACGCTGACCACCGCGGTCTCCCAGAACGGCGTGCTGTCGACGTCGTCGAAGAGCACCTTCGGCATCCGCACGGTGACTTCGCGCCTGGTCGGGAAGTCCAAGCCGCTGCCGGACGGCGCTCGGCAGTTCACCGTCAACGGCAAGGACTTCGTGTTCCGCGGCGGCGGCTTCGCGCCGGACCTGTTCCTGCGCTACGACTCCGCCGACACCGCGCACCAGATCGCGCTGATCAAGAACCTGGGCCTGTCCGGCGTCCGCCTCGAAGGCCACGACATGCCGCAGGACTTCTACGACCAGGCCGACCGCGCGGGTCTGCTGGTCATCGGCGGGTTCCTGTGCTGTGACGCCTGGCAGCCGGACACCGCCGAGCAGCTGGGCGAGCGGGACCTGCGGATCATCCACGACTCGTCGGTGAGCATCGCGCAGCGCGAGCGCAACCACCCCAGCGTCTTCAACTACGGCTGGAGCGACAACGAGCCGTTCCCGAACCAGGAGCACGCCGTCCTCACCGCGTTCGAGCAGGAGGACTTCCAGGTCCCGGTGATCGCCTCGGCGGAGTACAAGAGCACGCCGACGCTGGGCAACTCGGGGGAGAAGGAAGGCCCGTACGACTGGGTCCCGCCGACGTACTGGTACGACAGCTCGCACTTCGACCCCGAGGACTCCAGCCGCACCAACGCGGGCGGCGCCTGGGGCTTCGCGAGCGAACAGAGCGCCGGGCACACCGTGCCGACGCTCGACTCGATCAAGCGGTTCCTGTCGCCCACCGAGCAGGCGAAGCTCTGGCAGGACCCGGCGTACAACCAGTACCACGCGAACTTCGAGCCGGACCACGGCGGTTACGCCTTCGGCACGCTGTACACCCTCGACCAGTCGATCGCGCAGCGGTACGGGAAGTGGAACTCGCTCAAGTCCTATGTGGACCTGGCGAACATCGCGAACTACGAGAACACCCGCTCGCAGTTCGAGGCGTTCCTGCACCACTCGACGGACAAGGCCAACCCGGCCACCGGTGTCGTCTACTGGCAGCTGAACAAGGGCTGGCCGACGCTGCTGTGGTCGCTCTACAACGACGACGGCGACCAGGCGGGCGCGTACTTCGGCGCCCAGAAGGCGAACAAGCCGCTGCACGCGATCTACGGCTACGACAACGGGTCCGTCACCCTGGACAACCTCGGCGCGGCCACGCAGTCCGGGCTTTCGGTGCAGGCGCGCGTGCTCGACACCGCGGGCAAGGTGCTCGACGACCAGACCGCGGCCGGCCTGAGCCTCGGCAGCCAGGGCGTCAGGACCGGTGTCCTGAAGCCGAAGGTGCCCGCCGAGACGAAGGCACCGGCGCCCGCGCAGGTCTACTTCGTCGAGCTGCAGGTCAAGCAGGGCGGGAAGGTCGTCGACCGGAACGTCTACTGGCTCTCGACGCAGAAGGACGTCGTCGACTGGGCCAAGACGCTCGGCAACCCGCAGGCGACGCTGTCGCAGTACGGCAACCTGCAGGCCCTGCAGAACCTGCCGCAGTCGCAGGTCGGCGCGGTGGCGTCGACCCGGCCGAACGGGACGGGGCTGGTCACCACGGTGACGGTCACGAACACCTCGAAGACACCGGGCGCGGCGTTCTTCCTGCGGGCCGACGTCCGCCGCGGCACGCCGGACGGGCGGGAAGCGCCAGGGGACAACCAGCTCGCGAACGCGACCTGGGACGACAACGACATCACGCTGTGGCCGGGCCAGTCGCAGACGCTGACCGTCACCTACCAGGCGGCCGACCTGCGCGGGGCGGCCCCGGTGATCAGCGTCGACGGGCTCAACACCGGCCGGATCGTGGTGCGGGGGACGGGAGGGGCGCACGCGTGA